The following coding sequences lie in one Opisthocomus hoazin isolate bOpiHoa1 chromosome 7, bOpiHoa1.hap1, whole genome shotgun sequence genomic window:
- the NEK9 gene encoding serine/threonine-protein kinase Nek9: MSLGEYERHCDSISSDFGSESSGRGGSRGGGGLPGEQEELHYIPIRTLGRGAFGEATLYRRTEDDSLVVWKEVDLTRLSEKERRDALNEIVILALLQHENIIAYYNHFMDNTTLLIELEYCNGGNLYDKILRQKDKLFEEEMVVWYLFQIASAVSCIHRAGILHRDIKTLNIFLTKANLIKLGDYGLAKKLNSEYSMAETLVGTPYYMSPELCQGVKYNFKSDIWAVGCVIFELLTLKRTFDATNPLNLCVKIVQGNRAMEVDSTVYSRELIQMVNSCLDQDPEKRPTADELLEHPLLSKRRREMEEKVTLLNGPNKRPRSSTVNEAPIAVVTSRTSEVYVWGGGKSTPQKLDAIKSGCSARQVCAGNTHFAVVTVEKELYTWVNMQGGTKLHGQLGHGDRASYRQPKHVEKLQGKAIRQVSCGDDFTVCITDEGQVYAFGSDYYGCIGVDKAYGSEVLEPLQLDFFLTNPVEQVSCGDNHVAVLTRSREVYTWGCGEYGRLGLDSEEDHYTPQKVDVPKTLNIVSVHCGCDGTFLLTQTGKVLACGLNEFNKLGLNQCTSGIINHDTYCEVPYATSLTLAKQLSFYKIRTISPGKTHTASIDERGRLLTFGSNKCGQLGVGDYKKHLGINLLGGPLGGKQVIRVSCGDEFTIAATDDNHIFAWGNGGNGRLAMTSTERTHGSDICTSWPRPIFGSLHHVPDLSCRGWHTIIIVEKVLNSKTIRSNSSGLSIGTVAQSCTTGGGEEEDNEQEAETPSPSGGFRGTMEADRELGGWISTTEAKGGNSADSSSCPGWLRKELENAEFIPMPDSPFPLSMASSEPEKETLPYQKLQGLKVASEEPVGLNEPKTEPWPPCLSPTLPCGEGKAASPVAGCMCSALQAEVTHLRGLVLQCLDDQKKLQQETICLSAQLQQFCRGMEGMHQVEVHSKGTQTAKEEMEVDPKPDLDSDSWCLLGTDSCRSSL, from the exons atgTCGCTGGGCGAGTACGAGCGGCACTGCGACTCCATCAGCTCCGACTTTGGCAGCGAGTCCTCGGGCAGGGGCGgctcccgcggcggcggcggcctgcccggcgagcaggaggagctgcacTACATCCCCATCCGCACCCTGGGCCGCGGCGCCTTCGGCGAGGCCACCCTCTACCGCCGCACCGAG GATGACTCACTTGTAGTGTGGAAGGAGGTGGACCTGACCCGACTGTCAGAAAAGGAGCGTCGTGATGCTTTGAACGAAATTGTTATCCTTGCCCTCTTGCAGCATGAGAACATCATTGCGTACTACAATCACTTCATGGATAACACCACGCTGCTGATTGAGCTGGAGTACTGTAATG GAGGGAACCTCTACGATAAGATTCTGCGGCAGAAAGACAAGTTATTTGAAGAAGAG ATGGTGGTTTGGTATCTCTTCCAAATTGCATCAGCTGTGAGCTGCATTCATCGAGCAGGAATTCTGCACAG aGATATAAAGACATTAAATATCTTTCTAACCAAGGCAAACCTGATTAAATTGGGAGACTATGGGTTGGCAAAGAAGCTGAACTCTGAGTACTCTATGGCCGAGACT ctggTGGGAACTCCATATTACATGTCCCCAGAACTGTGCCAGGGTGTGAAATACAACTTCAAATCAGATATTTGGGCAGTGGGCTGTGTCATCTTTGAGCTGCTTACTCTGAAGAGGACCTTTGATGCCACT AATCCCCTGAACCTTTGTGTGAAGATTGTACAGGGAAATCGCGCCATGGAGGTTGATTCCACTGTCTACTCCCGAGAGCTGATCCAAATGGTGAATTCCTGCCTTGATCAG GATCCAGAGAAAAGACCCACTGCAGATGAATTGCTTGAACATCCCCTTCTCAGCAAACGCAGGAG GGAGATGGAAGAGAAAGTCACACTGCTTAATGGGCCGAATAAGCGACCAAG GTCAAGTACCGTGAATGAGGCTCCCATTGCAGTGGTGACTTCGCGCACTAGTGAGGTGTATGTTTGGGGTGGCGGGAAGTCCACTCCTCAGAAGCTGGATGCCATCAAAAGTGGCTGCAGTGCACGCCAGGTGTGTGCTGGTAACACTCACTTTGCTGTGGTGACAGTGGAGAAGGAGCTCTACACCTGGGTG AATATGCAGGGGGGCACCAAGTTGCACGGGCAGCTGGGACATGGAGACAGAGCCTCTTACCGGCAGCCAAAGCATGTTGAGAAGCTGCAGGGAAAAGCCATTCGCCAGGTGTCCTGTGGAGATGACTTCACAGTGTGCATCACAG ATGAGGGCCAGGTGTATGCCTTTGGCTCGGACTATTATGGATGCATTGGCGTTGACAAGGCTTATGGCTCTGAAGTGCTTGAGCCGCTGCAGCTGGATTTCTTTCTTACCAACCCTGTGGAGCAGGTCTCGTGTGGAGATAACCACGTGGCAGTGCTGACCAGGAGCAGAGAAGTTTACACATGGGGCTGTGGAGAGTATG GGCGCTTGGGCTTGGATTCAGAAGAAGATCACTACACCCCTCAGAAG GTGGATGTTCCAAAGACCTTAAACATTGTGTCTGTTCACTGTGGCTGTGATGGGACTTTCCTGCTCACCCAGACAGGCAAAGTGTTGGCATGTGGACTCAACGAATTCAACAAGCTGGGCCTGAATCAGTGCACATCAGGGATCATCAACCATGAT ACGTACTGTGAGGTGCCATATGCCACTTCCCTTACTTTGGCCAAGCAGCTGTCCTTCTACAAGATCCGTACCATTTCTCCAGGGAAGACCCACACAGCTTCCATTGATG AGCGAGGCCGCCTGCTGACCTTCGGCTCCAACAAGTGCGGACAGCTTGGTGTTGGGGACTATAAGAAGCACCTGGGAATTAACCTGCTGGGAGGCCCCTTGGGGGGTAAGCAGGTGATCAGGGTTTCATGTGGAGATGAGTTCACCATAGCTGCTACTGACG ACAACCATATCTTTGCCTGGGGTAACGGCGGGAATGGGCGTCTGGCAATGACATCAACCGAGAGAACTCATGGCTCGGATATTTGTACCTCATGGCCTCGGCCAATATTTGGATCATTGCATCATGTTCCAGACTTATCGTGCCGTGGCTGGCACACCATCATCATTGTTG AAAAGGTGTTGAACTCTAAAACAATTCGATCCAACAGCAGTGGCCTGTCCATTGGTACTG TGGCTCAGAGCTGCACaactggaggaggagaggaagaggataaTGAACAGGAAGCAGAGACCCCCAGTCCCAGTGGAGGCTTTCGGGGAACCATGGAAGCAGATCGTGAGTTGGGGGGCTGGATCAGCACCACAGAAGCGAAGGGAGGCAACAGTGCtgacagcagctcctgccctggctgGCTGCGGAAG GAGCTGGAGAACGCTGAATTCATCCCCATGCCTGACAGCCCCTTTCCTCTGAGTATGGCATCTTCGGAGCCTGAGAAGGAGACTCTCCCTTACCAGAAACTTCAAGGACTCAAAGTGGCCTCTGAGGAACCCGTTGGATTAAACgagcccaaaacagagccctgg CCTCCTTGCCTGAGTCCAACCTTGCCATGTGGTGAAGGGAAGGCTGCGTCTCCTGTTGCAGGCTGCATGTGCAGTGCTCTGCAGGCGGAGGTGACGCACCTCCGAGGCCTGGTTTTGCAGTGTCTGGATGATCAGAAGAAGCTGCAGCAGGAAACCATTTGTCTGAGTGCCCAGCTCCAGCAGTTCTGCAGGGGGATGGAGGGAATGCATCAG GTGGAGGTTCATTCCAAAGGAACACAGACAGCCAAAGAGGAGATGGAAGTGGATCCAAAACCTGACTTGGATTCAGATTCCTGGTGTCTCCTGGGAACGGACTCGTGCCGCTCCAGCCTCTAG